tatcatacttttatttaatttttcttacgTAAGATAAATTTAATTGATGTGATTAATTCCCTAGGAATTGCTGTGAATGGACTAATCCCCATTGTTTTGTGCATATTAAGTCAAGTGAACCAGTTCATACTTCAAGATTTATATTGGTTTCATATAATAGTTAAAATATATACCACTGAAGGAGTTAGCAAAGTTTCAGTTCCCCTTGACAACTATCAGTTACCTCAGCTTCACCTGAGAAAGAAGTCCTGAGATCTTGGAATCTTCCCTactttttcaatgataaaactGTAACTGTGTGTTACAAAATTCAATATTAGATTacaattttctgatatcaggGGATGGTCGCAATGACACCAAGTACTGTACTTGCACAATGATGGATGATCAATCCAAGAAGATAATTAGCCTCATAACCATGGACAAAAGGGAAACGGGCAAGAAAAGTTGTAACATGGAAAAGGCCTGCTTTATGAAATCCATGAATGACCTGCTAGAGAACCATGTAAACATTGAGGAAGTAGTTACAGATGCTCACATACAGATAGGAGCAGAAATGAGTAAGAAGAATTATTATGTTGAATATGATAGAGTATATATatcaagaaattattttttttgttagctCACAGGGGTTTTCTTACTGTTTTTAAACTGGGTCCAGGGTCCCTAGAATTGGGAAAATTGACTCGTAAACTGTTCAAATTgggaaaattacaaaaatgtacTACCGGTAGTTTCATTTGAGGACCAACCTTTGGCaaaattttatactttattaCTTCCCCCCCTCAGAAATTAGTGAGAAGGTTGTAAGccacaatttttttatgatgcAACAATGAtgtataatgattttaaacccagtttttaaataataagtgttactgaaataaaattgaagcaaacacagatttaaaaaaatactttttttcaaaatttgttaaagTTTTCCAATTTGTAAAAGTTAATTGAATTCATGCATTTCTACTTTTATAGATTAAAAAGGTTCTTAATTATGTAAGCCAATTGACAAacatgccaattttttttttgcataatggCAATTACATTTGCATTTTGGGGTATTAGTCCtaccctttgacccaattacaaccaTTATACATAGAGACtgtttaattttgaagaaaactGTAGGCTTACGATTTTATGGTAGTTTTAGCATTTAATTGACACATATATTAACTAATTATAAATTACCAATCATAAAAATCATCACTTTAAAAGCAATTAACATCGGTTGCAATCAATGCACAGTATGAGGAAATTCTGGTGAAGTTATGGTAAGCGAATGTGTCATTGAAGTCGCCCCCTAGTTGGTTCATTTTTTATGCTCAGTAATAAACagaagtgaagaaaaaaaaagctgtTGAAGTTGCATTTTAAATACCAGCAGaacatgttttgatattttaatagaaTTATTAACACTTGATTGGGAAAAATGGATCTTGATTTGGGAAAATATTGGCAATTTTTTTATTGGGAATGGGTCCGGTAAACAGACCCAAAACTAAGCAAGGAAAACCCCTGGCTCgccatttatatatacatgtatttaagttgtttataaattttatgacTTAATATAATTTCAGAGAACATCTTTCCAAACATTAAACATTCACATGATGTTTGGCATGCTGCAAAAAACCTTGGAAAGAAACTAATTAACGCAGGTCAATCAAAAGAATGTAGAGCATTGCTTGATTAGAATACAGATATAATAAACCACTTCTGGTTTACCTGTTGCTCCGCTACAGGCTTGGATAATTTTATGGTAACACTCTTTTTCATGTGACtcttataaatgaaaataatacagTCAAACCTTTATATTTCACACAAGATGAAACTGGtgaaaaactttgagatatccaaGTAATTGAGATATCAAggataaaatctttaaagtaTAAGTGGTTGGGAActacaaatcactttgacataatTTTTCCATTGAATTAGAGTTATCAGTGAACGAGATATGAAAGTCCAACTGTATTGTATTGActctattttgaatttgatagaTATTCATAGGGGTatcattgatttctttttaggAAATATGATGTGGTATTGTTCACCATGTTGTTAATGGACATACATTGGATATTTTCTATAGCAGCAACTTTTTTGGTGCTTGTCAGTGTAAGCATGGACCACTGCAAGGGGACCACAAGGAATGGATGAAAAAAGGCAGTCCTCCACACAAAGCCTTGGTCCAAATTGTTTACAGCAAACGATTCTAAAAAGCTATTCCATACTACCTTAATTTCAGGTGTGTAATGTCATGTGTTCAGAAAGTGgtgttttctgtattttaataCCATGTGAAGATGAAATATTTCATCCATGTTATGTTAAAATTACTGTTTTACAGAAGCACTGCAGAGCTGGagaactttaaaaaatcttatcttAATGTAAAGTGGAAAGAGATTTGCCTATTCTCCACCTGTATACCGTGCTCGAAATCAATTGGCAGCCCTTGATTACAATGCCAATGTTGACAGAGAAGTGAAAAGAAAATTGGATGGAACAGTTCAGtcaattttgatataaaaatctGCTTCAGTCAgagataataaaatattgttttaaaatatttcaacaatTATTTCCTTAAAGTAGTCTTACTTCATACACTACATGTACATCCAATTTGCCCTCAGatgcaaaattttatttgattttgaattgacAAGGTCATATGGCTATGGGACAAACTATTCTCcaagatttaaaatattgtcCTGTCAATATCTTGTGATCATTGCTTGACTTTGCTCACTAACGGTCCTTACGCAGTGAATTACTATTTTGAACATTGAGCCAATTCATTAACTTGTAATCCATTTAACGTGTACCTGTACTATATCTATTGATGTAATATCAAATTTACAATTGTTTTGTTGATTAGGCAACATAGGACATTTAATAAGAAAAGTGGTCGATGGAGTGTTTCTCCCGTCAAGGTAGACAAAAGCTACAACCATATCCATATTCTACAAGAAAGAATTGTAGAGGCCAGGCTTAATGACCAGCAGGGTATGAGCTGTACTTTTGGATGCAGATGATCCAAGACGTCTTGGTAGGACCATTACTCCAACTGACCCAAGACCAACAGCTGAACTTCAGCAAGAGAAAATATCTCGCTTTCAGACCAAAACTTGATATTGTCAggattgtattaattttttggtacattatgatatgacattgtatcatgatattgttatgaatagtatatattgtatattatgatacaatattgtataatatgatattgtagaATACATTATTGTATCACATGCTATTGTAATATATCATATCgaatcatatgatatgatattgtataatataattatgatattgtataatatgatatacagTTAAATATCGATATCTCGAAGTTCGGGGGACCACggaaaaacttcgagatatccgggTGTTCTTCGACTCCATTAgcgtttttgtttttgtcctGACATGTTAACACAGGAAGTCCTTATATGCACTATAATTTGAGAACTGGTATGAACGGAAAAAAAAGACGGAATATTGAAACGATGttttatttatagacatttataGACATTGCACATATAcacttaaaaaagaatttatatgaaacgttacaattattttaaataacagtTAATCAAACATACAagcataatgtacatgtataaaactttTCAGACAGGGTGTTGGGGGGGATCTCGTTTTTCTTGGCGATGACAACTTTTCTTTCTATACCTCTTTCGACATCGGCAATGGCTTGAAACTTTGTTTCAATGGTGTGGGTCTTTACCTTACGCTTCAGCCCGGGAGTGGGGAGCTTGTCTTTGCTGTGTTGAAACATGTTGTTGAATGATGTACAGAATTCTGTACCATCTTTTACAGCCAAAGACAAATGTGttaattgtttaattgtttgatttttgttcacattagaaataaaatttgttatatttaaatCAGCGCGTTGGTAATTTATCATGATTTAGTGTgtgttattaaatatatttttggtatATTATTCATTAAGTAGAAGTTCACTTTGATCATGCATCGATATCGATTATACGATAATTTACGCTGCGCTATTTGGTAATTGAGTGACCGTGAACTTGTTTGCTTTATAAGTAGCGTGCATCATTATTCATATTATCGGTAATGTTAGGGGTGCTTACTTTTGGGAGCTGTGAACTTGTTTGTTTTATCAATCACCGGAGTATATACCCAAGCTGTTATAACAATTACCGTGTCATCGATAGCTGCACTGGCTAAGCGTGGAGTTAATAGACTATCAGTCTTGAGAAAAGGTGTGAATTGCCGCGGGCGAGAATAACGAGGACACGACATGCGGGGTGCGATTAGCAGACCGGAAAATTGACTTCACTTCGAGATAACCCaggtaaaatttgttattgGGACCGTAAACATACTTCGACATAAGCGGGGTATTCGAGATAAccgtattcgagatatcagtagttttttaaatcatatatatagggaaaaagGCCGGGACCGGCGGCCGACTTCGACATAACCGGGGTATTCGAGATATCCCATGTTCGAGATACCGATATTTACCTGtactattatattatataaaatagtattatatcacatgaaattgtatcaatatgatattgtaatatttgattatgtatcatataatatgatattgtacattgtttattttcagtagtatattcttactatataactctatgtagaagaatagtcaataattgttaaattatctcatccgaaaaatattgaatggtcaatagttttttaatattgaacAGCTAggagtaatatttaaagaatattccctctatttccAACAACCGCTTTTTTGGTTTTGTTGGTTCGCAAACAGTGACGTAAATAAATCTTCGAGACTCCACAACAAGGTGACTTCATAATAGGCAATCtttcaaggcaagtaaacaaagGACTTTATATATGATGTTGACGTGTCAAAATAGTATCCATGAGTATCCAAGATTATtgactatgattttcatatgatatgataaaggtggtctcaaaATGATGATGCCTCGTTTGTGTGAGCTTTTTAATCTGTGATAAATTAAGTCATGCCAGGttgtgtacattttaaaatatttgttattcttCAGCATGTATTTATAGTTTCTTTTGATTGGTACATGATTTGATGACAAACTTATAATACAGTATGACATGCTTTTTACTTTACTACAATTGttgtttttcattgaaataaccGATAACAGGAAATGCTGATAAATGATtgtaaactattattttttttaaaagtacattttgAAGATCTTTTGAACTGAATAACACCCCCTTTGCCCCACcttcaaaattaaaagtattcttttgattaatattttgcaaaaaactcaattttaaccttaaaaaaattaaattaactgcaacaattatttcattcacatttttccaaattaaacatctttaaaatgataacacaaatgtttaatataaatacatggacatcttttttaatcaaattccCATGTTCCATTTTTATATGTTTCTGTACATTTATAACTCCAACAGTTCATCTTTGAACCCAACATAATTGCCATATGGATCAGGAAATCTGTCTCTGATACGCCATATGCAGCAGCTTGGAATGACCCGTCAGTTGCCCGTTCCAAGTTTGCCGTGGTGTCACAAGACAAACTGGCGGTAAGCAGTGTGTCGATTGGCCCAATTTCTGTCAGTATCTTCTGGCATGGCAAGAATGTCCTGTCTGTATGGTCTTGCTAGAACAAGGACTGCCTCATTCAGAATAAGTACATCAAAATCCTGCAACAAATACAAGTggaaaataaactacaaaaattgaaaataaaaaaattattagtaCATTATTATGAGTACTACATGCAGATACTCACAGGTAGATGAGACACACAGCTATCTGCATTTCTCTGACATCATAGCTTTTCCTTATCTGTATGCATGTCTCTACAAAAACCACAACTGCACAAAGGCAGTTGGGTGGTAGGATGCTGTGATGAACCTGGGCAGGGTTCTAGTATACTAAAATATACTAAGGGTTCTCATCAACAACCTTAAGCAGTGTGCTTCTCATTTCTTCTGGGGAGAGTTCatctatttttttctgaaaggaAGATATAACTTTATATGTAGAGGTAGTTATTAAAGTGTATATCATCTTATATGCTCAGAAGATCCAGCCAAGTCTACTTACCTTTATAACCTGCTTCCTTTCCTGTATATCGGCCATTGTTTCATCTATACTACGTCTCTTTCTAATCCTATTCCGCTTTGGGGGGTTCCTTATCTTTTGAACTTGTGTTTGGGGTCGCCCTCTTTCTCCAGATCCCCTAACCTTCCTGGGCCTTCCACGACCCCGTCTGAATTTAGGCTCTTCAATTAGGCCAACGGGATTACTGTAACCTCCCCCCTCGTTTTCAGAATCTCTATCTGAGGActacaaaaaaaatgtatgatgtaaaaattagaatttcttgtacatgtatttgtgttttattgaaaaggATTTCGAACGGAATACCTTCAGTTATAAATAGCACGTAACCAGATACAGTCCTACGTAATCTTTTGTAATACAACAACCACTTTCAGTAAAAATCAGCTTAAGTCAACCGTTCAAATGATGCCATTTATCGCGTAAATTCTAACAGAATTTCCGCTGAaaatgtttttgacattttgccGGGAGATTGTTCAATTAAATGGTTTCCCTTCTAGGGCTCCAATATATACATTTGTGCTTCTTACTGTTGCATATACTTGTAAAAACTGACTGAAGAGTAAGCCATTTATAATTGATTGAGAAAGTGATgatgtgttccgtttagagagtcACTTTATCTCGTATTCCATTATGCTCGTAGTCGAGGTGTAGTTTTCAGCAAGTTTCTTCcactgtcaatcaaaatccacgtggtacaaataaacgatgtAATTTTACTCCGGTTTGTTCGACCCTTcaatttccggaagctcataattacattaattaggTATATGGAAGGGATTTTTATGTACTTCAAATGTAACAATCATCGttaacttatttcttatttcctaacgacACAATGGGTAAATCTGATGTTATTTgcacatgtgttttcagctgtactgtctttAGGAGTTGTGTTGAGACACATTGGGGAttcagttgtacaaaggaaaacatacttatttatatgcaagcattttcatatattgctgattctttaaaattgtttaaactttggccTCTTAACGAttattgggcctcacaaggggttcagagtttgatgtaggtttatatcctgtatataaacaattgttaagggtctttttgagatctgcaatgctgaatgtgatatgactataaaatcatcataTTAGAAAAGGAACTTGATTATAAATGTAAGAATATCCAGcgggaaataatttttttgtataggatctacatgttttataccacattgtccagatattttgtataatgactacatgaagctgattttatcatgcctattgctgctcaggtgagcgatgtggcccattggtctcttgttaatttattaaattgaaaaattgtcaAAGTCTAGTTAAGTATGTTGTTACTTACTTACTAAACATTAATTTACTAATGATTGAAATTGCAagctttttttcttcattaaattgattttaaagttCTGATTTTGGACCAACTTTGAAGTTGATCTGTctcctttgaaaatttaacttcgtttgtaattttttaaatgtattgacAATATTTAGACAAATGTAAACATGTTGCATAATAATTTATACAgtttatatttcttttcttaGGATGAAAATCCAGTCTGTTCCTTAATGTTTTATTGGGATCCAATGAAAAGATCTGTGAGTTGGTTTTTACTAAGgggtatttttaaaatagagaAATCATGATCATTTGTTGTTTATTATTTACCACATGCAAGTATCACAGGCACTTGAAGTATCCCCCTTCCTCCCCCCCCCATCTTTTATGAGAATATTAGGTAATCTGGGTCATGTAAATGATAAATGAAGTACTTTCTTGAAATACAATAGTGGCTGTAACCATTTTCTGGAGTTATAATGAAAAATGCAGTATTGTGTTTAACTTTTCATAGGCATATTAGAGGGTGTAACTGACCAAaagattattttattacatacatttttcatcACTCTGATATCAACCTAAAATTCCCAGATGTTTAAGAGTTATTGAATATTGCTTGAATTATACACCAATAAGGTATTTTTCTCTGATTTATTGCTGTTAGGCCTAGTTATAATTGGAGATGTATTTACATGATTGTATTGATCCCCATAACACCATGTAATACTCCCGTTTTTCGTAGAGCTTCTCTTTCACCACAAGGAGTGATCATGTTTGTCTCTGTTATAGGTCAGGATTGAGGGAACAGTAGAAAGAGTACCAGAAGAAGAGTCATTGCACTATTTTGAACAGCGACCTCGCAAGAGTCGGTTAGGTGCCATAGTTAGCCATCAGAGTACAATATTAGAGAGTCGAGAGGTAATAAAAATGGGGTAAAACTTTTTCTCAGGATATTATTCCTTATCTCTTTTCCTTAAAGAAATACATCTGTAAGGTTTGTTCGACATGCCATTTATTTAGAAGGACAATGCTTATTCATTTTACAAAGACTGTTGAAGATAATTATTACGCTATCATCTAGTGCACCAGACTTTTGGAAGCTTGTTTTATTCTCAGTTTTCCATGAATATTCAAGGTAATCAACCAAAAATATGCAGATCTTCTTGAGGAATACAAAGATGAAGAGAAAAACATTCCCAAGCCTGATTATTGGTAAGTGTTTTCTCCTACTTTCAATTATATATACCCTTACTTGATGTAATTATTATATTGAATGCTATACATTGTACTTTGTAAATTGTGATACTTTTAAtctgaattgaaattttcattacattgtaaaatatgtaTGAGTATAATGTGTATGGTATGTGATAAAATAAGTAATAAATGGAACCTTCTTTTAATATCTTGTGACCTACATGCAGTTGTATGCATTTTCATCTTATTCTTTTCTTGTATTTTGGTAACTTTAGCATATGTATTAGATTGTGACAGTCTACAGACTACAGACTATAGTGGTACCATTAATTTAAAGGAAATGTTTTactgatgtaaaatatataccaATATTAAAAACTTGATCATCGAAGAAAGCTCACTTAAATTTATGCTAAAGATTTATTTCTAGTGGAAGGGCACTTGAGTGCTTAGTTTAACAggtttttgaaattgaaaattaggTACAGTCATGTGACTTAATTGAGATTAATGAATCTCAGTcttttgatttatttgtatatttcaaAGGGGAGGATACTTAGTCCGACCAATCAGCATGGAGTTCTGGCAGGGACAGACTAATCGCCTCCATGACAGAATTCGATTCCATAAACTTAAAGAAAATGAGGCAATAGACTCCAAATGTATGCACCAGGGCGACAGAGACTGGGTCTTTGAGAGGCTTGCTCCAtaaatgcagtttttttttacttttcagatttttgttcatttcactGATGATATTGGGAAACTTTTTGTATGCTTTTAACTAATTCTTGTATATTTACATTGCATTTATTTGTATCATTAACAATTTGCCTTTTGTTTCAGTACAAGTCTGATACATTGCACTTGTGAATTTGCTAGagaatgtttcattttcattgcaCTCACTTTCTGATGAAATATTTTGCTGTGTAGTGTTGCAGTTACTTAAGATGTTATTTTTATTAGTATGGAATAAGGTAGCCAATTGTTATTTCATTGCTTTATTTGTTCCTATAGTCAACAGATGTCCCCTAATAAATTTCTCTGATACATGTTGGTTGGTGTATATGTacgatatatacatgtagttgaagATTGTCTATTTCAAGAAATTTTGGCAGAAGAGGTATTGACTCCTttcaactaatttttttttcatgtttatgcttaaaaattggcaagaaataaatttatacatacatgaaatttatctagtttgttcaaatcatggttccctggggtagggtagggccacagtagggggatcaagttttacataggaatatatagaggaaatctttaaaatcttcttctcaaaaggtgtcaggggaggaaagctcaaattgaattggaagcatcatcaggaagtgttgtttcaagtttgtttaaatcttggttcccgggggtagggtagggttacagttttacataggaatatatagagaaaatgaaGAACAAGTAGGgggaaagcatcctcaggtagtgtagattctagtttgttcaaatcatggtccccgggggaagggtagggccacagtagggggatcaagttttacataggaatatataaagaaaatctttaaaatcttcttctcaaaaggtttcgggaggaaagctcaaattgaattggaagcatcatcaggaagtgtagtttcaagtttgttcaaatcttggttcccgggggtagggtagggtcacagttttacataggaatatatagagaaaatgaaGAACAAGTAGGgggaaagcatcctcaggtagtctagattctagtttgttcaagtcatggtccccgggggtagggttgggccacagtaggagGATCAAGTTTcagataggaatatatagagaaaatctttaagatCTTCTTAAAAAGTATCAGGGGAGAATACCTCAAAatgaaatggaagcatcctcaggtaatgtagattctagtttgttcaaatcatggtccccgggggtagggttgggccacagtagggggatcaaattttacaaaggaatataaagaatataaagagaaaatctttagtcttcttctcaaaaagtatcaggggaggaaagctcaaattgaaatgaaagcatcatctggaagtgtagtttcaagtttgttcaaatcttggttcccgggggtagggtagggtctcaatagagggatgaagttttacataggaatatatagagaaaatgtttaaactttcttctcaaaaacaattacgctagaaaagttcaaattaaaatggaagcatcctcaggtagtgtagattctagtttgttcaagtcatggtcccctggagtagggtttggccacaatagggagatcaagttttacatagtgtAACGTGTTTTGGGTTCGTGATTGAGACCAGTCTGGGAAatgtgtttatttaataatcataTATGAATACCGGCATAAACGATCACCAAAATTACGAGtcaatatatacagatatagtTGTAAGGATGACCTATCCTTAAGcatgcaaaacaaataattcaCAAGTTATTTATAAGGGATGGGGCTTGATGATCTGTGGGTTATAACCCGGGGCTCTATCCGAGGCACAGGTCTCAGCCTCGAGATCTGCGAGATCTGTCCTGATAAGGCTCTATGCCCTTATCATATGAATAGGGCTGTATCCCTGCAGCCGACACAAGCTGCAGCCAGGTACACTCAGTTAATAAAATAGGAGTAAATATTAACGCGCTATTTAAAGATTAACCCAATACGAACACTGTGCAGTCGTATTAACGTACCTACTCCTTTGACAGCCGAACACAGAATCAGCTCTTCTCTCGAGTGTGCTCTTATATATAGTAGTGTCATCCGGTTTATCCTCGCACAATACCATTAGCATCAAAGATAACACCcgtatgatataaaaattatctGAACCCCAAACCCGATCATTTGTTacaataggaatatatagagaaaatctttaaaatcttcttttcaaaaagtatcaggtcgggaaagatcaaaataaaatggaagcatcctcaggatgtgtagattctagttttttcaaatcatggtccccaggggtagggtagggtctcaatagagggatgaagttttatttatgaatatatagagaaaatatttaaactttgttttcaaaaactataacgccagaaaagctcaaattaaaatggaagcatcctcaggtagtgtagattctagtttgttcaaatcatagtccccgggggtagggtaaggccacagtagggggatcaagttttagatagcaatatatagagaaaatctttaaaatcttcttctcaaaaactatcaggggaggaaagctcaaattgaaatgaaagcatcatcaggaattgtagtttcaagtttgttcaaatcttggttcccgggggtagggtagggtcacaatagaggaatgaagttttacataggaatatatagagaaaatgtttaaactttcttctcaaaaaccattatgatatgaaagttcaaattaaaatggaagcatcctcaggtagtgtagattctagttagttcaagtcatggtccccgggggtagggtagttccacagtagggggatcaagtttcacatagaatatatagagaaaatctttaaaatcttcttctcaaaaagtatcaggggaggaaagctcaaattgaaatgaaagcatcatcaggaggTGTAgtatcaattttgttcaaatcttggttcccgggggtagggtagggtcaaaatagagggatgaagttttacataggaatatatagagaaaatgtttaaactttcttctcaaaaaccattacgctaggaaagttcaaattaaaatggaagcatcctcagatagtgtagattctagtttgttcaagtcatggtcccccggggtagggttgggccacaattgggggatcaagttttacataggaatatatagagaaaatctttaaaatctttttttcaaaaagtatcagatcaggaaagttcaaattaaaatggaagcatcctcaggaaatgtagattctagtttgttcaaatcatggtccctgggggtagggtagggtctcaatagagggatcaagttttacatatgacttaatagagaaaatctttaaattcttcttctcaaaaagtatcaggggaggaaagctcaaattggaatgaaagcatcatcaggaagtttagtatcaagtttgttcaaatcttggttccgggggtagggtagggtcacaatagaggaatgaagttttacataggaatatatagagaaaatctttaaactttattCTCAAAAACCGTTATGCTAagaaattacaaattaaaatggaagcatcctcaggtagtgtatattctagtttgttcaaatcatggtccctgggggtagggtagggtctcaatagagggatcaagttttacatatgacttaatagagaaaatctttaaattcttcttctcaaaaagtatcaggggaggaaagctcaaattggaatgaaagcatcatcaggaagtttagtttcaagtttgtttaaatcttgg
This genomic window from Crassostrea angulata isolate pt1a10 chromosome 8, ASM2561291v2, whole genome shotgun sequence contains:
- the LOC128159841 gene encoding pyridoxine-5'-phosphate oxidase-like: MLRLAVRCVALRRGPVVTMSSATYYDISDMRKPYRASDDVFDVGNLVSTNPIQQFEAWFNEARAVPNIGEANAMALATASKSGFPSVRMVLMKGFSEKGFTFFTNYESRKAAELDENPVCSLMFYWDPMKRSVRIEGTVERVPEEESLHYFEQRPRKSRLGAIVSHQSTILESREVINQKYADLLEEYKDEEKNIPKPDYWGGYLVRPISMEFWQGQTNRLHDRIRFHKLKENEAIDSKCMHQGDRDWVFERLAP